The Panicum virgatum strain AP13 chromosome 3N, P.virgatum_v5, whole genome shotgun sequence genome includes the window TTGAGAGGATTTCAAGAGATACTGATGTAAAGGGTACCCTTCCAGCTCTCACTCATGAAGGAAAAGATCATATGCTTTCAGCCATTGAGATATTCCAGACAGCCTTTTTGGCTCTCTGTCATAGTCGCTTATCTGATTATATCAACAGTATATTTCCAATGTCAAGCCGTGGAACCATACCTTCAAAGGATCAGATATCAAGATTAGTTTCTCGCATACAAGAGGAAATTGAAGTAGTGAGAACTCACGGGCATTTGCTTATGCTTGTTTTACGTGAAATTGGAAAGATCCTGCTTCTTTTAGCACAGAGAGCTGAATATCAGGTATTCACCTGCTACCTTTTACTGATCTTGTCAAGTTATTTATACTACCTCCGTTTTTTAATACATGGcattgttgattttttttcttaaacttTGACCAACAATATTTATTTAATGAATTATTTAAGTAAAGTAAAATAAGTACCACTAGATCTATCATAAAAAATACTTTAGGTTTCACTTGTGTTTTTTTTatctatttgcataaatatACATAGAAAAGATGAATAGTCAAATGAATGAAAAAGTCAAtggtgtcatatatttaagaacggaGGTAGTATATGTTTCTTCCGTGTGGATTTCGTATGCTTTTACATTAGATATGAGTAAATGCAGTTCTTGTGGCAGGCTAACACTAGTAAGTTTGATAGTACTGGTATTACTTGAAACTGTGTACATACTCCACTATCATTTTCCCCCTCCTTATGCCAGGATCTGTTTCACTGATTGTATTGCAACAATACTTGAAGCCTGACAAATCTCCTTTTGGTGATTCTAGTTGTTAGCTCCATATCTTAAGTGAGATAATTCTTCATAAGTCATTGAGTTGATAATTTTTCATAAGTCATTGAGTTGATAATTTTTCATAAGTCATTGAGTAATTGAGTTGAAACCAAATCTGTTACATTAAAATCCATATAACTATATGCTTTTTGTTATGTTGAGTCActtcttgtttcttttgtgtTCTTCTGAAATCCTTTGCCAGCAGCCCAGCACGATAGCACTAGTCTCACGAATCAACTGTATTCACTAAGTCCACAAATACGTTATGCAAGTTTGGATCAGTTCAGTGATTCTTGGTCTCGGCTGAGTTAATATTGTACTTTATAGTCATCTGGTGTAACAAAGCTTGTGCAACAGTTGGTTCTTAATACTCTCTTGTTTGTTCGATTATTGTATTCTGATTAGTTACCTATTGATAGAAGTAAAGAAAACATGATACTCTAGCTTGTAGAAGTCATGACAAAATACTGTTCCACTGTTATCACACTCCGTTGGATACAACTTTGCTGTCCTGTGCACTAGTAGGTTCACTTACAACTCAACAATATGAAGAGCAATTTTGGCTTTCCTAAAATCTTCACCAAAGAAGGGTTGGATCAATAGGCTTACCCTTCCAGGAGAGTAATAGACCTGTAGATTGTAGCATATTAAAGGATTGTATccatctcctttttttttcttctaatttcTCTTATTGACTGTTTTATTGTCTAGCCACTGTCAATAACTAACATATGTTGGTTGCTGGTCAGTGCTTTTGTTTCTGTGTGCAGTTGCTAACATATATTTTACTTTAAATGTAGATCTCTACTGGGCCCGAAGCCCGACAAGTTACCAGCACAGCGACTCCAGCCCAGCTCAAAAACTTTGCTTTGTGCCTCCACCTTCAGGAGGTTCACACGCGCATTTCGAGCGTCTTGTCAACACTCCCTAATGTTGCTTCTGAAGTTCTTTCACCTTCTCTTGGTGTCATTTACGGTGTTGCTTGTGATTCAGTGACCTCCCTGTTCCAAGCGATGCTTGATCGTCTTGAGTCATGCATCCTGAAAATGCATGAGCAGGACTTTGCAGGTCATGGAATGGATGCTGCAATGGATAACAATGCATCCGCTTACATGGAGGAGCTTCAGAAATGTGCAATCCACTTCCGCAGCGAGTTCTTATCGAAGCTTTtgccctcatcatcctcccgTTCTGAAACCATATGCACCATCATGGTTAGAAGGATGGCCTCAAGAGTCCTCATATTTTTCATAAGGCATGCTTCTCTTGTCAGGCCACTCTCCGAAGCAGGGAAGTTGAGAATGGCACGGGACATGGCTGAGCTAGAGCTTGCTGTTGGTCAGAATCTGTTTCCAGTGGAGCAGCTGGGAGCACCATACCGGGCACTACGAGCATTCCGTCCTGTCCTATTCCTGGAAACATCTCAGCTTGAGAAGTCTCCACTCCTTCAAGACTTGCCACCTAGCGTGATCATCCACCATCTCTATTCTCGAGGGCCTGATGAACTGCAATCACCTTTACAGCACAACAAGCTCACGCCAGTGCAGTACTCTCTTTGGCTTGATTCGCATGGTGAGGACCAGATCTGGAAGGGGGTGAAGGCAACCCTGGATGACTACGAGATGAGGGTCAGGTCTAGAGGTGACAAGGAGTTCAGTCCAGTGTACCCTCTCATGCTGCAGATTGGATCCGCATTATCTCAGGCCACGACCTAACATGTATTCAGTTTGTTGCGCATTTGTACCATCTTGTATGCATTGATTCCTTGAGGATCGGGTGGGATTTTGCATAGTTATACACATGAATAGCAATTGTATTTGTTTCTGGAAATAATGGTTAGAGTACAGAGTGTCTTGTGGTTCTTGTAGTTTCTGTATCTTTTACTATCTTTGGACGCTAAACGAAGTTGGGAATGTGAAGTAATGCCATTGCCAACTTAGGTCTGATTGGTTAGGTTCCAAAATTTATAGGCAAGGGTGTTCGTTTGGTTGAATTCCGAAAAATTGGCATGTCTAACTTTTATTGGCAAATCGGCAAtgttaagagcatctccaatagttccctATTTCTTTTCCCCATCTTTGATTTTTTGGGAAAAGTCAAAAAAATAGTCTCCAATGATTTCCCATCTTAATTCCCCATCTTCTAACAATTGCCAAATTGATCTCTTGTGCGTAAAAATACGCAGCCTTCCGAACTCCCGatcctcctccctcgcgcgTTTTCTTCCCGCGCGGCCACTCCTTCGCGCCATCGCCGTCGAGAacaagctgcgccgccgccgccgccgccgttcaggTATAGAATTCCATCcgttttttccattttctcccGTGTTGGGTATAGGCCTACGGTAGCATGTGTTCGTCGCCTTCGCATTGGGTATAGGCAGACGCGTTctgtggtcgccgccgccgtaggcCTGCGTATGGCCGCCCTGCCCTTCCTGCCGGCGTGCTGGGCCATTGATGGCCTGCCCTTTTCCTTGCCTGAACTGCACGTGGGTGGCCTGCCCTGTTCCTTGCCTGACGTGTTTCTCCCCTGTTCCTCCAGACAATGTCTGCCGGCGCCGATCAGCAGGGGAGGCGGCAGGAGGTGCTCGCGAGGCaggggcggcagcagcaggccaGTTCTCGCACTGATCAGAGGGCCGGCGGCTGCAGCGCGTCACGATAATCAGCGAGGGGCGACGTCACAGGGAAGGGCGGCGTCACGTCCTGGCGCGAggcagggaggggcggcgcgacgaTTTCTGTTTTTAGGGAATACAAATTgggaactattggagatggAGTTTATTTTGTCTCTCTATATCTATTTGGGGAGTTGGCAAACAACAAGATTTGGAGAAAATATATTggaaactattggagatgctctaagctcGTCCACATTTTGGCTGTTTATGCCAATCCTTTCTTATGGCATTTGTATTTTGACATTAAGCCAATCGGTGGTTAAAATTTTAGCTGTCACATTTTGGCACCCAACTAATTGCTATCCTTGCCCATATTTTAGCAAATAAATTTGGCATGCTCATACTTTAGCCTACCCATAATTGGTAGGGCAAATtttgaaaccaaaccaaacaaaaccAATCAGGTTCTTAGAGGCTTCCTATGAATTTGTTTTAGACAGGCTTTTATAAATTTATCCAAAATTCTATGGATTTTACtcaaaaaatcatagtaattTATTTCTATATATTACTACATACACGCTATATACATCCCAAATGTGAGACTACTCAATTACATAGCCAGAAGCATGGGCGGAGGCAGCATTGGACCCAAAAAAACcatggagcccccccccccccccctcatttttgagaagaaaagaggaggaagaatgAGAGGAGaaagggaggaagaggaaaaagaaatcagccctccttttaattaattctGGATCCACCACTGGTCAGAAGAACATGAATATAATAAGAGtgcaaaaaagaaataaatcaaAGCCTATTTATATACCATGGATGAATGTTCATTGGTAGAGAATAATTACTTTTTGTCGCCTTGTCAAACTTGCAATTTGCAGGCAGAAAGAATTCGGACTTGCCGAGTTACAATTGGAGCTTTTGTGTTCCAGGATTCTAAGGGGTAAGTTCATGTTTTTTGGGATAACTTAAATTTTTAGTTAGCATTTCTTTAGTTATGAGGTGTTGGAACTTGAAAGTATTCACCGAGTGGTGAATGTAAGAATGTTTGAAAATCCAAGTTAAATATGAACTTTAAAAGTTATGTTTCCATTAGGTGGAACATGGAATCGTAGAAAGCACTAGTATCTGctacttcctccgttccaaattataggtcgtttgactttttcaatttcaagtttgaccactcgtcttattaaaaaatttgtgcaaaacatcacttcttttgttgtggcttaCTTTATTAATACAAGTTCTCGAAGAAtggtttaaatttgactatgtttacataaattttttgaataagacgagtgatcaaatttagtgtcaaaaaagtcaaacgacctataatttggaacggatggagtagttACTAGATAAAAGgcattatatatattaataaattttaaaaatgtcAAAGACATACCGTCAACAGTAGCAGTGTAGTAGTGTGTAGCACGTAGCAGGCTAGCAGCAGACCGAGATCTGAAGAAAGGCATCGCGCCTGAACCAAATAGCAGTGTCAGAGTGAGAGTCTTGACAGAGAAGCAGCAGCGAGATGGGGCGGTGGtggtcgccggcgtcggcggtgaTGGAGCCGCGGTCGGTGCAGGTCCTGCTCGTGGGCGTCGCCCTCGTCGCCGCTTCCTTCTACGCCGGCACCCTCTtcggctcctccgcctcccccgcgctCGTACTGCCCCCTCTTTCGCGCCCCGGATCGCCAGATTCCTCCAGGTCCAAAGGTGCCTAGCTTCATCCCCCTTCGAGCGTTTGACCCCGTTCCGATCCGCCGCTGGATCGCATTTCCACTCCATTTCGGGGATTCTTAGAAAAAAAATGCGGCTCATGGCCACTTTGTTCGAGGTTCCTTGctaattgttgaaatttgtgcCGCGGATTTAGGTTTATGGTTGCAGTTTcgtcttatatatatatgctccTGCATTGTTTTAAAAGGGGCGCTTGTTGGGCAATTAGTTCTAGGAGATTGCGCTGTATACTTGTTTGTGTAGACACTTTGCGGCAATAGTTTGATTGAGATTTAGTAATTGCCTTGTGCCAGCAACAAAGATTAGGTCGAAGTGAGGGCCAGTTTGTTAGATTAATTTTAATTTGCCAATTTTTTCACTAGGTCTTGTTGCTTTTAAGAAGATGCTATTTCTGAAATTTGTTTTATCTTGTTCCTCTTTGCAACAACTTATGTTGATACTAGAATGTTCATTTATCAATTTGTCCCATCCTCCTAGCTTGCTAAATCCATATGAATGGTATTTTTCATTATGTTTCCATGCCAATATGGTTATGTCTGTTTGCTTCTCAGTTGCAGATGCTCCAATGTTTACAAACAGAGTTTCTCTTACATACCGGACGGAACCAGTTAGAGTTCCAGATCATGGAGTTAATGTGTGTCCTCTGGAATACAATGAGTATGTTCCCTGCCATGATGTGGCCTATATAAGCAGATTAAAGAACCTCGATAGATCTAGGCATGAGGATCTTGAAAGTATTTGTCCTCCACGAGAGAAACGATTGTTCTGTTTGGTGCCACCACCAAATGACTACAAGATACCAATAAGATGGCCAACAAGCCGAGACTATGTATGGCGTAGTAATGTCAACCATTCACATCTTGCTGAGGTCAAAGGAGGACAGAATTGGGTGCATGAGAAGGGCAAGCTTTGGTGGTTTCCTGGAGGAGGCACTCACTTCAAACATGGTGCATCAGAGTACATAGAGAGGTAACCATATGTGCTGCCTAAGTACATTTCAAATTTTTGCGTTTAAGCTTGAGAATAGTTTTATTGTTAGGATTAATTTGCAATCTAGTGCTTGTAGCCTCATCTAGATGATTTTCAGATGTGATGCCTAGCAGCAAATGCTGTTAGCTATCAATTTCGATCTAACATTTTATATTCTTGAGGGAACAACCTATTGGAAGCGTACTTGGAGTAATGTCAGAGATGGAACATATGTGCAGTGAAGCGATACTAATTTAGACCACCAATAAATTGAATATGGTCCATGTTATTGCTTTCTTTTT containing:
- the LOC120665668 gene encoding conserved oligomeric Golgi complex subunit 5-like is translated as MAAPPPTTPRLLLSPTSKDLLTTASFPSPPSPTSEDPASPLDAFASDPVLSAFLSPSFSPSEFSSAALSSGLAASRAEQLQDAIRLLLRHLRAEVLRRHPLLLSHLLSLRSASASLSSLPSHLRLLSSHLSLLSSHLSAPRSHLALSSASLSSLLATADLLLHSHRLVRLSSRLLASSPAPDLARQAELHREIRLLYEEKNLSGINAVDEEMRKVDAAASKLRSEASTVIDRGVADSNQNDVWCGLQVYYNLGELKPAVEGLVGKYKAAGAKSVAVALDMKAISMAAGGGGGPGGVQRSGTPQIGGSKKAAEALWDRMRQCMEELHRAVSAAWQLQTVLTKKRVPFTQMLFLEEVWQEGEPLLTERVWDAIVKAFASQMKTTFTASSFVKEIFTLGYPRLFSMVENLLERISRDTDVKGTLPALTHEGKDHMLSAIEIFQTAFLALCHSRLSDYINSIFPMSSRGTIPSKDQISRLVSRIQEEIEVVRTHGHLLMLVLREIGKILLLLAQRAEYQISTGPEARQVTSTATPAQLKNFALCLHLQEVHTRISSVLSTLPNVASEVLSPSLGVIYGVACDSVTSLFQAMLDRLESCILKMHEQDFAGHGMDAAMDNNASAYMEELQKCAIHFRSEFLSKLLPSSSSRSETICTIMVRRMASRVLIFFIRHASLVRPLSEAGKLRMARDMAELELAVGQNLFPVEQLGAPYRALRAFRPVLFLETSQLEKSPLLQDLPPSVIIHHLYSRGPDELQSPLQHNKLTPVQYSLWLDSHGEDQIWKGVKATLDDYEMRVRSRGDKEFSPVYPLMLQIGSALSQATT